The Lepidochelys kempii isolate rLepKem1 chromosome 5, rLepKem1.hap2, whole genome shotgun sequence genome window below encodes:
- the LOC140911946 gene encoding uncharacterized protein: MQSSSAQVTMMESQNRKRAPAWTEREVRDLIAVWGEESVLSELRSSFRNAKTFVKISQGMKDRGHNRDPKQCRVKLKELRQAYQKTREANSRSGSEPQTCRFYDELHAILGGSATTTPAVLFDSFNGDGGNTEAGFGDEEDEEEEEVVDSSQQASGETGFPDSQELFLTLDLEPVPPEPTQGCLLDPAGGEGTSAGCVSMITGSSPSQRLVKLRKKKKRTRDEMFSELMLSSHTDRAQTNAWRQIMSECRKAQNDREERWRAEESKWRAEDRAEAQMWRQRDERRQDSMLRLLQDQTRMLQCMVELQQRQLEHRLPLLPLCNQPPSSPSSIASTPRRPRTRWGGLRPTSHSTTEDCPKKRRLSFNKF; encoded by the exons atgcagagctcatcagcacaggtgaccatgatggagtcccagaatcgcaaaagagctccagcatggaccgaacgggaggtacgggatctgatcgctgtttggggagaggaatccgtgctatcagaactccgttccagttttcgaaatgccaaaacctttgtgaaaatctcccagggcatgaaggacagaggccataacagggacccgaagcagtgccgcgtgaaactgaaggagctgaggcaagcctaccagaaaaccagagaggcgaacagccgctctgggtcagagccccaaacatgccgcttctatgatgagctgcatgccattttagggggttcagccaccactaccccagccgtgttgtttgactccttcaatggagatggaggcaatacggaagcaggttttggggacgaagaagatgaggaggaggaggaggttgtagatagctcacagcaagcaagcggagaaaccggttttcccgacagccaggaactgtttctcaccctagacctggagccagtaccccccgaacccacccaaggctgcctcctggacccagcaggcggagaagggacctctg ctggatgtgtttcaatgatcacaggatcttctccttcccagaggctagtgaagcttagaaagaaaaaaaaacgcactcgagatgaaatgttctccgagctaatgctgtcctcccacactgacagagcacagacgaatgcgtggaggcaaataatgtcagagtgcaggaaagcacaaaatgaccgggaggagaggtggagggctgaagagagtaagtggcgggctgaagacagggctgaagctcaaatgtggcggcagcgtgatgagaggaggcaggattcaatgctgaggctgctgcaggaccaaaccagaatgctccagtgtatggttgagctgcagcaaaggcagctggagcacagactgccactgctgcccctctgtaaccaaccgccctcctccccaagttccatagcctccacacccagacgcccaagaacgcggtgggggggcctccggccaaccagccactccacaacagaggattgcccaaaaaaaagaaggctgtcattcaataaattttaa